A genome region from Sphingomonas anseongensis includes the following:
- a CDS encoding response regulator, protein MRQPRLLVIDDEPALAEFVAQVARDCGFAPILTADYDSFKKAVQTRKPDMVALDLGMPGMDGVELLRFLALENSQAPILIISGFDRRVLESAFRLGEALGLTMVGPLEKPVRFQELEGLLTEMRPSLVE, encoded by the coding sequence ATGCGGCAGCCGCGACTGCTTGTTATCGATGACGAGCCTGCGCTCGCGGAATTCGTGGCCCAGGTCGCGAGGGACTGCGGGTTCGCGCCAATTCTCACCGCCGATTACGACAGCTTCAAGAAGGCTGTTCAGACCAGGAAGCCCGACATGGTCGCCCTCGACCTCGGAATGCCCGGCATGGACGGTGTCGAGCTGCTCCGCTTCCTTGCACTGGAGAATAGCCAGGCGCCGATCCTGATCATCAGCGGCTTTGACCGGCGCGTGCTCGAATCCGCCTTCCGCCTCGGCGAAGCCCTCGGGCTTACCATGGTCGGCCCGCTAGAAAAGCCTGTCCGCTTCCAGGAGCTCGAGGGCCTCCTTACGGAAATGCGGCCGAGCCTGGTGGAATGA
- a CDS encoding PilZ domain-containing protein translates to MFASLIRRRGGQSLSDDQAAFESTTFSLSTAVPRPAERRVDERLIPLLKVSKLVSDGTERLIRIRNISAGGVMAEVANPPQVGERVAIEMSGQQIPSSVVWIREGLAGIKFDQTVDLGELLAGRKPRHGFRPRPPRLHVECKASVRVGKVYYNVDVHDISLGGMKVEPIEEYCVGRPVIVVVESLKPIKGEVRWFSDRRAGIVFDKPLDFGELAEWVGKRLEVASLKASMHRH, encoded by the coding sequence ATGTTTGCATCCCTTATCCGTCGCAGAGGCGGTCAGTCGCTTAGCGACGACCAGGCGGCGTTCGAATCGACCACTTTCTCTCTGAGCACGGCCGTTCCACGTCCTGCCGAGCGCCGCGTTGACGAGCGGCTGATCCCGCTCCTCAAGGTGTCGAAGCTGGTGTCGGACGGGACCGAGCGGCTGATTCGAATCCGCAACATTTCCGCCGGCGGAGTCATGGCGGAAGTCGCAAATCCGCCGCAGGTGGGCGAACGCGTCGCCATAGAGATGTCCGGGCAGCAGATTCCGTCGAGCGTGGTGTGGATCCGTGAAGGCCTTGCAGGGATCAAGTTCGACCAGACAGTCGACCTCGGCGAGCTTCTTGCCGGCCGCAAGCCGCGCCATGGATTCCGCCCCCGACCGCCGCGCCTCCACGTCGAATGCAAGGCGTCGGTCCGTGTCGGCAAGGTCTATTACAACGTGGACGTCCACGACATCTCGCTCGGCGGGATGAAGGTCGAGCCGATCGAGGAATATTGCGTCGGCCGGCCGGTCATCGTGGTCGTCGAGAGCCTGAAGCCAATCAAGGGCGAGGTCCGTTGGTTTTCCGACCGCCGCGCCGGAATCGTCTTCGACAAGCCGCTGGACTTCGGGGAGCTTGCGGAGTGGGTCGGCAAGCGACTTGAAGTCGCGAGCCTGAAGGCGAGCATGCACCGCCACTAA
- the amaB gene encoding L-piperidine-6-carboxylate dehydrogenase, translated as MTPADEARKLLERLGVTCGGSLESRSPIDGQVIGSVAEEGDVTSACARAQEAFLSWRLVPAPRRGELVRLLGEELRAAKEPLARLVTLECGKIVQEGLGEVQEMIDICDFAVGLSRQIYGLTIASERPNHRMIEQWHPLGPVGVITAFNFPVAVWAWNAALALVCGDPVVWKPSEKVPLCAEAVMALARRAMERFGDAPDGLLQCVQGGRDVGQALVEDERIALVSATGSTAMGRKVGPKVAERFGRVLLELGGNNATIVTPSADLDLAERAILFSAAGTAGQRCTTLRRLIVHESIADAFVERLKSLFARIKVGDPRDADTLVGPLIDASAFEAMRNVIGETIEQVDAVPGGYYVRPAIVEADVQQGTMLKETFAPILYVLRYSDLDEAIALNNAVSQGLSSSIFTNDLRESERFLSASGSDCGIANVNIGPSGAEIGGAFGGEKETGGGRESGSDSWRAYMRRQTNTINYGSDLPLAQGVEFKVAP; from the coding sequence ATGACCCCGGCGGACGAAGCGCGGAAGCTCCTGGAACGGCTTGGAGTAACCTGCGGCGGATCGCTGGAGAGCCGATCGCCCATCGACGGGCAGGTCATCGGCAGCGTGGCCGAGGAAGGTGACGTCACCAGCGCCTGCGCGCGGGCGCAGGAGGCGTTTCTTTCCTGGCGCTTAGTCCCTGCACCCCGTCGCGGGGAGCTGGTGCGATTGCTCGGCGAGGAGCTTCGCGCGGCAAAGGAGCCGTTGGCCCGGCTCGTAACCCTCGAATGCGGAAAGATTGTCCAGGAAGGCCTGGGCGAGGTCCAGGAGATGATCGACATCTGCGACTTCGCGGTCGGCCTGTCGCGCCAGATCTACGGCCTGACGATAGCAAGCGAGCGGCCGAACCACCGGATGATCGAACAATGGCACCCGCTGGGGCCGGTGGGGGTCATCACCGCCTTCAACTTCCCGGTCGCCGTGTGGGCGTGGAATGCGGCGCTCGCGCTTGTCTGCGGCGATCCGGTTGTCTGGAAGCCTAGCGAGAAGGTGCCCTTGTGCGCCGAAGCGGTGATGGCGCTGGCGAGGCGCGCGATGGAGCGGTTCGGCGATGCTCCGGATGGCTTGCTGCAATGCGTGCAGGGCGGGCGCGATGTTGGCCAAGCCCTCGTGGAGGACGAACGGATCGCTTTGGTCTCGGCCACCGGCTCGACGGCAATGGGGCGCAAGGTCGGGCCGAAGGTCGCCGAACGGTTCGGCCGGGTGCTTCTGGAGCTGGGCGGCAACAATGCAACGATCGTCACTCCGTCTGCCGACCTGGACCTAGCAGAGCGCGCGATCCTCTTCTCGGCGGCCGGCACTGCGGGGCAGCGCTGCACGACGCTGAGGCGGCTGATCGTCCACGAGAGCATCGCCGACGCTTTCGTCGAGCGGCTGAAATCGCTCTTTGCCCGGATCAAGGTCGGAGACCCGCGCGATGCGGATACCCTCGTAGGCCCGTTGATCGACGCTTCGGCGTTTGAGGCAATGCGCAATGTAATCGGTGAGACGATCGAGCAGGTGGATGCAGTGCCAGGCGGCTATTACGTCAGGCCGGCGATCGTCGAAGCTGACGTCCAGCAGGGCACGATGCTGAAGGAGACCTTCGCGCCGATCCTTTACGTCCTGCGCTATTCAGATCTGGACGAAGCAATCGCGCTCAACAATGCCGTATCGCAAGGGCTTAGCTCATCCATCTTCACGAATGACCTTAGGGAATCGGAGCGCTTTCTGTCGGCGTCCGGCTCCGACTGCGGCATAGCCAACGTCAATATCGGTCCTTCAGGGGCGGAGATCGGCGGTGCGTTCGGAGGTGAAAAGGAGACAGGCGGCGGGCGCGAAAGCGGCTCCGACAGCTGGCGCGCCTACATGCGCAGGCAGACGAACACGATCAACTACGGATCAGATCTCCCGCTGGCGCAGGGAGTCGAATTCAAGGTCGCACCCTAG
- a CDS encoding EAL domain-containing protein, whose protein sequence is MSAQPEGALLRSFERALECGELHMVYQPKVRMDTGELTRLEALVRWDEPDFGPVEPSRFVPLAEKHGLIGPLTDWGLRTTLSQYRKWSKQGLDTHVAFNISAISLQSLDFPDLVERVCNELDVPTDRLVLELTEGATQPLIKLMDTLTRFRIKGIGLAIDDFGTGYSSLMQLRQLPFTEVKIDRLFVKDLPAAHDSCVIVKAIIDLAHGLGLVATAEGVETPEQLRFLRSLRCDVAQGYIVARPLEPDSLGAWIEEFAGRWPELIGEA, encoded by the coding sequence ATGAGCGCGCAGCCGGAAGGCGCTCTGCTTCGGAGCTTCGAGCGAGCGCTCGAATGCGGCGAGCTTCACATGGTCTACCAGCCGAAGGTCCGCATGGACACGGGCGAGCTGACCCGTCTCGAAGCGCTGGTGCGCTGGGACGAGCCTGACTTTGGGCCTGTCGAACCGTCCCGCTTCGTGCCGCTGGCGGAAAAGCACGGCCTGATCGGGCCGCTGACCGACTGGGGACTTCGAACTACGCTCAGCCAGTATCGCAAGTGGAGCAAACAGGGCCTGGACACACACGTCGCCTTCAACATCTCCGCGATCAGCCTCCAGAGCCTCGATTTCCCAGACCTGGTTGAGCGCGTGTGTAACGAGCTGGACGTCCCGACCGACCGGCTGGTCCTCGAGCTGACGGAGGGCGCGACGCAGCCCCTGATCAAGCTGATGGACACCCTCACGCGCTTCCGGATCAAGGGCATCGGCCTCGCGATCGACGATTTCGGCACCGGCTATTCGTCGCTGATGCAGCTTCGCCAGCTGCCCTTCACGGAAGTGAAGATCGACCGCCTGTTCGTGAAGGACCTTCCCGCCGCCCACGACAGTTGCGTGATCGTCAAGGCGATCATCGACCTCGCCCATGGGCTCGGGCTGGTCGCCACTGCTGAGGGCGTCGAGACCCCCGAGCAGCTTCGTTTCCTCCGCTCGCTGCGCTGCGATGTCGCGCAGGGCTATATCGTCGCTCGCCCGCTCGAGCCGGATTCGCTCGGCGCCTGGATCGAGGAGTTCGCCGGCCGTTGGCCGGAGCTGATCGGCGAGGCCTAG